The Anolis sagrei isolate rAnoSag1 chromosome Y, rAnoSag1.mat, whole genome shotgun sequence genome contains a region encoding:
- the LOC137095544 gene encoding B-cell antigen receptor complex-associated protein alpha chain-like: MEGGLAHLWLLFGLFAGRLHGQQATDVYEAVSSTGWPSKGVEWSSEASVQNVTVVDAVLPADPAVPQGLSRNTVSVGPVPASRIVPDGYSTSLECSFEPPQANVTWVRSCSPNCSHSSNAATGAWNREVSVDRRKGVSRLSFRPALRNDSGMYYCFVEAPGGRGHSCGTYLWVRRVRPAAFLNMSESVKNKIITAEAFFLLVSAIGPGLFLLFRKRWESERLSQAKKKPYEEENLYEGLNLDDCSMYEDISRGLQATYQDIGSVKVIDLQLEKPQKP; this comes from the exons GTCGCCTTCACGGCCAACAGGCCACCGATGTGTATGAAGCTGTCTCGTCGACGGGGTGGCCCTCCAAGGGGGTGGAGTGGTCCTCCGAAGCTTCGGTTCAGAATGTCACCGTCGTCGATGCCGTGCTTCCGGCTGATCCGGCGGTGCCACAGGGCCTTTCCCGCAACACCGTCTCCGTGGGGCCCGTCCCGGCCTCCCGCATCGTGCCAGATGGCTACTCCACCTCCCTGGAGTGCAGCTTTGAGCCTCCCCAGGCCAACGTCACCTGGGTGCGCTCCTGCTCCCCGAATTGCAGCCACAGTTCTAATGCGGCCACCGGGGCCTGGAACCGAGAGGTGTCCGTGGACCGCAGAAAGGGAGTGTCACGGCTCTCCTTCCGCCCGGCGCTCAGGAACGACTCCGGGATGTATTACTGCTTTGTGGAGGCGCCGGGTGGCCGGGGACACTCCTGTGGGACGTACCTCTGGGTCCGGA GGGTCCGTCCGGCCGCCTTCCTGAACATGAGCGAATCGGTCAAGAACAAGATCATCACGGCCGAAGCCTTCTTCCTCCTGGTCAGCGCCATCGGGCCCGGGCTTTtcctcctcttcagg AAGCGATGGGAAAGCGAGCGCCTCTCGCAAGCCAAGAAGAAACCCTACGAAGAGGAAAACCTCTACGAA GGGCTGAACCTGGACGACTGCTCCATGTACGAGGACATCTCCCGGGGGCTTCAGGCCACTTACCAGGACATTGGCAGCGTTAAGGTCatcgacctccagctggagaaacCCCAAAAGCCCTGA
- the PRR19 gene encoding proline-rich protein 19: protein MNPSRQRERRSFPGGCGGGSGALLPALLRPQRGSSPLPSIRVKRRRSRRERNGARFGRSALDTDVEPVSSGVRGLPKKAVLRPPFWGSQLRPGAHSTPIGGTKAVVITQHRLTHCPQHWGIFNREVKSADIERLLSPRTGPEVVVEVTPECEDKEKVQEDGGGGEIPLHQPCEANPLAVEDAIEAAPQLSVTPVALVDGPEDMEAKDAGEKENVPPVAGGIE from the coding sequence ATGAACCCCAGCAGACAAAGGGAGCGGAGGTCCTTCCCCGGTGGATGCGGTGGTGGCAGTGGCGCCCTCCTGCCCGCTCTCCTCCGGCCACAGAGAGGCTCCTCACCCCTGCCGTCCATTCGGGTCAAGCGCCGCCGGTCCAGGCGGGAGCGGAATGGGGCCCGGTTCGGCCGCAGTGCTCTGGACACGGACGTGGAGCCAGTGTCCAGCGGTGTCCGGGGCCTTCCAAAGAAGGCGGTGCTGCGACCCCCTTTCTGGGGCTCCCAGCTGAGACCCGGTGCCCATTCGACCCCGATTGGCGGGACCAAGGCGGTGGTCATCACCCAGCACCGCCTGACCCACTGCCCCCAGCACTGGGGCATCTTCAACCGGGAGGTGAAGTCGGCCGACATCGAGAGGCTTTTGAGCCCCCGGACGGGGCCGGAGGTGGTCGTGGAAGTGACCCCTGAATGCGAGGACAAGGAGAAGGTGCAAGAAGATGGAGGTGGAGGAGAAATCCCGCTCCATCAACCCTGTGAAGCCAATCCTTTGGCCGTGGAAGATGCTATAGAAGCCGCACCACAGCTGTCGGTCACTCCTGTGGCTTTGGTAGACGGTCCCGAGGACATGGAGGCCAAAGACGCAGGTGAGAAGGAGAATGTCCCTCCTGTGGCTGGAGGCATTGAG